A window of Exiguobacterium sp. Helios genomic DNA:
GCTCTGCCATTTGAATGCTCCTCTCAACTTTCCTTCATTTTTTCAACGATTCGTAACTTGGCAGAGCGTGATCGACGATTGTCATCGAGTTCATCATCTCCTGCTGTAATCGGTTTTCTTGTCACCAGGCGTAGTTCCGGTTCAAACTCTTTAGGAATCATCGGTAACCCTTGCGGAAGCTCAGGTAACGATGACTTCTCTTTGAACGCTTGCTTACACATACGGTCTTCAAGTGAATGGAAGGTAATGACACATAGGCGTCCACCAACAGCCAATAAATCAATTGCTTGATAGACGGCGCGGTCGAAGACATTCAATTCATCATTTACAGCAATCCGAATCGCTTGGAACGTCCGTTTTGCCGGATGCCCCCCTTTGCGGCGGGCCGGTGCCGGAATCGCATCTTTGATCAATTCGACTAGTTCAAACGTCGTTTCAATCGGTGCGATTTCGCGTGCCTTCTCAATCTTGCGTGCAATCTGTTTGGAGAACTTTTCTTCCCCATATGTAAACAAAATTCGAACAAGGTCGTTATACGGCCACTCATTGACGACTTCATATGCCGATAGCGATGACGTTTGGTCCATACGCATATCGAGTCGGGCATCAAAGTTGTAGCTGAATCCACGTTCGCCTTCGTCTAGTTGTGGAGAAGATACACCGAGATCAAATAAAATCCCGTCCACTTTTGTCACAGATCGTGCTGCTAATTCTTCTTTTAAATGTACGAAATTACTTTTTATTAAAGTAAAGCGACCTTCATACGCCGCGAGACGTTCTGCTGCATGTGCCAGTGCGACATCATCCTGATCAAACGCGTACAGATGTCCTGTCGTTAACTGTTTGACGATCTCTTCACTGTGTCCTGCTCCACCTAACGTACAATCGACATAAATCCCGTCAGGTTTGATATTCAGCCCTTTAATGGACTCCCATTTTAATACTGTTTCATGCTCAAACATGTGCTGCCTCACCTTTCACTGTCCAAACTGGACGTTACTCTTTTTCAATGTATCATATTCTTTCTTGAAAACGTTACGAAAATGAGACAGTTTCCTTGATTTTTTGAACTTTTATGTATCTTTCGTTAAAAAAACAAAAAAACCTGCTGATTTCGCAGGTTTATAGCATGATTTTCAATTGTTCCGCCTCAGTTTGTTCATATTGCATCCGCAAGGTCTGAACTAAATTCAAACCATAGCGATTCAGCCAAGGTAAGATCGAATGAATCCGTTCCTGGGGTGCATAATCGGGTGCCAATTGATATTGGAGTGCCCGATCCGACCGATTCGTTTGTTCATGAAGACGCCGTTTTTGTTCGACGATTGTTTCCAAGGCAAGCTGCAGCTGTTTATTGAGCTTCGTTGCGACAGCCGTCG
This region includes:
- the rsmH gene encoding 16S rRNA (cytosine(1402)-N(4))-methyltransferase RsmH → MFEHETVLKWESIKGLNIKPDGIYVDCTLGGAGHSEEIVKQLTTGHLYAFDQDDVALAHAAERLAAYEGRFTLIKSNFVHLKEELAARSVTKVDGILFDLGVSSPQLDEGERGFSYNFDARLDMRMDQTSSLSAYEVVNEWPYNDLVRILFTYGEEKFSKQIARKIEKAREIAPIETTFELVELIKDAIPAPARRKGGHPAKRTFQAIRIAVNDELNVFDRAVYQAIDLLAVGGRLCVITFHSLEDRMCKQAFKEKSSLPELPQGLPMIPKEFEPELRLVTRKPITAGDDELDDNRRSRSAKLRIVEKMKES